A genome region from Nocardia sp. NBC_00565 includes the following:
- a CDS encoding LLM class F420-dependent oxidoreductase → MRFGIFIPQGWRLDLVGIEPAAQWGVMRDLAQRIDSGDLWESIWVYDHFHTVPVPTEEATHEAWTLMAAFAASTSRVRLGQMCTAMSYRNPAYLAKVAATTDLISGGRVEMGIGGGWYEHEWRAYGYGFPSAGERLGRLDEGVQIFKQAWTDGKATLDGKYYQVDGAIVRPLPLQDGGIPLWIAGGGEKKTLRIAAKYANYTNFSGDPEEFTRKSEILRAHCADLGTDFDAIVRSSNFNVVIAATEAEVQERLSALQAQLAAVIGEDKAKSFVDGMLRTSAAVGTPEQVIENLTKVRDLGLGYAIFNFPEAAYDTSGIELFEREVAPALR, encoded by the coding sequence GTGCGGTTCGGCATCTTCATTCCGCAAGGTTGGCGGCTAGATCTGGTCGGTATCGAACCGGCGGCGCAGTGGGGGGTCATGCGCGATCTCGCCCAGCGGATCGACAGTGGCGATCTCTGGGAGTCGATCTGGGTCTACGACCACTTCCACACGGTGCCGGTGCCGACCGAGGAGGCGACGCACGAGGCGTGGACATTGATGGCGGCGTTCGCGGCCAGCACCTCGCGGGTGCGGTTGGGGCAGATGTGTACCGCGATGAGCTACCGCAATCCGGCCTACCTGGCAAAGGTCGCGGCGACCACGGATCTGATCTCCGGCGGCCGGGTCGAGATGGGCATCGGCGGCGGCTGGTACGAACACGAGTGGCGCGCTTACGGCTACGGCTTCCCATCGGCCGGTGAGCGACTGGGCCGCCTGGACGAGGGCGTGCAGATCTTCAAGCAGGCCTGGACCGACGGCAAGGCCACCCTGGACGGCAAGTACTACCAGGTCGACGGCGCCATCGTGCGCCCGCTTCCGTTGCAGGACGGCGGAATTCCGCTGTGGATCGCGGGCGGCGGCGAGAAGAAGACGCTGCGGATCGCGGCGAAGTACGCGAATTACACCAACTTCAGCGGTGATCCGGAGGAGTTCACGCGCAAGTCCGAGATCCTGCGCGCGCACTGCGCCGATCTCGGTACCGATTTCGACGCCATCGTGCGCTCCTCGAACTTCAACGTGGTCATCGCGGCCACGGAAGCCGAAGTGCAAGAACGCCTTTCGGCATTGCAGGCGCAGCTGGCGGCCGTCATCGGCGAGGACAAGGCCAAGTCCTTCGTCGACGGCATGTTGCGCACCTCCGCCGCGGTCGGCACCCCCGAGCAGGTCATCGAAAACCTCACCAAGGTCCGCGATCTCGGCCTCGGCTACGCCATCTTCAACTTCCCCGAGGCCGCCTACGACACCTCCGGCATCGAACTCTTCGAGCGCGAAGTGGCACCTGCTCTGCGCTGA
- the mgtE gene encoding magnesium transporter, with translation MSQTDLIEVRPTLSASLQDIAETHRVDAALDWLDNHPPHVIADELGRMDAVQAGLAFRLLDKDLALAVFEELEPVDQQQILQGLRDQSFRDLVEGMAPDDRARMLREAPAKVAKKVLAGLSPRERRMTAALLGYPEGSVGLYMTPEVVALPRNLTVADALQTVRAKGTNAETVYTLPVVDAGRRLTGIVELRELVLSSPDTMVSELVVTEPTFARATDSAEKAARLMRETNDINLPVVDSEDRLVGLLTIDDAVEVIEAADSEDVAKQAGSAPWEGHYMAAKVLQLARYRALWLLLLLFAATLTVSVTDFFEGTLQQAAHLALFIPLLIGAGGNAGAQAATACVRALAVGEVRGSDLFKVIWRECRVGLVLGTMLATAGVIIGALFVDPGTALVVGITLVLICGWAATIGGMMPLLAKRFRIDPAVVSAPMVTTLVDATGLIIYFTTAKLVLGI, from the coding sequence ATGTCGCAGACCGATCTCATCGAAGTACGCCCGACGCTGTCCGCATCCCTGCAGGACATCGCGGAAACCCATCGTGTCGATGCCGCGCTGGACTGGCTCGACAATCACCCGCCGCACGTCATCGCCGACGAACTCGGCCGGATGGACGCCGTGCAGGCCGGTCTGGCCTTCCGGTTGCTCGACAAGGACCTGGCGCTGGCCGTCTTCGAAGAGCTCGAACCGGTGGATCAGCAGCAGATCCTGCAGGGTCTGCGCGACCAGAGCTTCCGTGACCTGGTCGAAGGCATGGCGCCCGACGACCGGGCCAGGATGCTGCGTGAGGCGCCCGCCAAGGTCGCCAAGAAGGTGCTGGCCGGACTGAGCCCACGCGAACGGCGGATGACCGCAGCGCTGCTCGGCTACCCGGAGGGCTCGGTCGGGCTGTACATGACCCCGGAAGTCGTTGCGCTGCCACGGAATCTGACCGTCGCCGATGCCCTGCAGACGGTGCGGGCCAAGGGCACCAACGCCGAAACCGTGTACACGCTGCCGGTGGTCGATGCCGGTCGCCGCCTCACCGGCATCGTCGAACTGCGCGAACTGGTGCTGAGCAGCCCGGACACCATGGTCTCCGAACTCGTCGTCACCGAACCGACGTTCGCGCGCGCCACCGACTCGGCCGAGAAGGCCGCCCGGCTGATGCGCGAGACCAACGACATCAACCTGCCGGTCGTCGACAGCGAGGACCGGCTGGTCGGGCTGCTCACCATCGATGACGCCGTCGAGGTCATCGAGGCCGCCGACAGCGAGGATGTCGCCAAGCAGGCGGGCTCCGCGCCGTGGGAGGGCCACTACATGGCCGCAAAGGTGTTGCAGCTGGCCCGCTATCGCGCACTGTGGTTGCTGCTGTTGCTCTTCGCGGCGACCCTGACCGTGAGCGTGACCGATTTCTTCGAGGGCACCCTGCAGCAGGCGGCACATCTGGCGCTGTTCATCCCGCTGCTCATCGGCGCGGGCGGCAATGCGGGCGCCCAAGCGGCCACGGCTTGTGTGCGCGCGCTGGCCGTCGGCGAGGTTCGCGGCTCCGACCTGTTCAAGGTGATCTGGCGCGAATGCCGCGTCGGGCTGGTGCTCGGCACCATGCTCGCCACCGCGGGTGTCATCATCGGCGCGTTGTTCGTCGATCCCGGCACCGCCCTGGTTGTCGGTATCACCCTGGTGCTGATCTGCGGTTGGGCGGCGACCATCGGCGGCATGATGCCGTTGTTGGCCAAGCGTTTCCGCATCGACCCCGCGGTCGTCTCGGCACCCATGGTGACCACTCTGGTGGACGCCACCGGCCTCATCATCTACTTCACCACCGCGAAGCTGGTTCTCGGTATCTGA